The proteins below come from a single Leptidea sinapis chromosome Z, ilLepSina1.1, whole genome shotgun sequence genomic window:
- the LOC126979181 gene encoding gonadal protein gdl, which translates to MDTTRTTPEALQRKLYFLLEQLQEMARELPPKYQMRVPIELLSGLANCLLNETVFEIVKGLMEIQHVTEKHLFQQRLQIINKHALEIQAMLRTVQSPEEQEKQKHILHKKHREELIHTDMKLVIQLDQKVNDQQDTLAQAGVPGFFVTNKPIEIKVQMYLLDFILRLSKMDIP; encoded by the exons ATGGATACCACCAGAACTACACCTGAAGCCTtacaaagaaaattgtattttttattagaacAACTACAAGAAATGGCTAGAGAGCTGCCACC caAATATCAGATGAGAGTTCCTATAGAACTATTATCAGGACTTGCTAACTGTCTTCTCAATGAAACAGTTTTTGAAATAGTTAAAGGGCTTATGGAAATTCAGCATGTTACAGAAAAACATTTGTTTCAACAAAGACTTCAAATTATCAATAAGCATGCAT TGGAAATTCAAGCTATGTTAAGAACAGTTCAAAGCCCAGAGGAACAAGAAAAACAGAAGcatattttgcataaaaaacaTAGAGAAGAATTAATTCATACTGACATGAAATTAGTTATTCAATTAGATCAAAAA GTGAATGACCAGCAGGACACATTGGCGCAAGCGGGTGTACCAGGATTCTTCGTTACAAATAAACCAATCGAAATTAAGGTTCAAATGTATCTCTTAGATTTTATACTACGATTAAGTAAGATGGATATTCCATAA